CTGATGGAAATCCTCGTCGTTTCACCGCCAGTCACATTGATGTGTGTGACATAGTCTGGAAACTGAGCGTTAGCCAGGATCAGCTTGTGCCTGCCATGATCCAATCTCAGGAGCCTGTTAAATGGTGTCGTATCAATCGAGTCGCCGTCGATATGGACAACTGCCCAGGGTGTTACATTTATCTTGACGAAACCAAACCTCTCTTTCGGATGGAGAGTAAACGCAACACGAGACGTGTCTGCCTGTTCTATGGACACTTTTTGACCCGTTTCTCCATATCCCTCCCGCAGGAGTACAACCTCATGCTCTCCTGGGGTGAGACCCGCTATCAGGGCAGGAGTCCTGGAGTTTTGCGGAGTGCCGTCAACAAAAATGTCTGCCCCGCCAGGCACAGAGGTAACCAGAATGGCTCCCGTCTCCACCTGCACAGAAGGTAGTACCATCTCAACACCCTTAGCCGACGTCTCCTCTGTTTCTTCATGCACGGAAGGAGCTTCTATTCCGACCTGAGGCTGAAGCGGATTCAAAGTATCCACAGGACTTTCGGGTTTGAGTCTGCCCCCAATTATGCCGCCAGCGATCAGAACTGCCGCCAAAGCTGTTAGATAGAGGTATAGCCCTCTACGTTTTCGGCCTTTGGCAGGGGCGATTGTCAGCACACTTTCTTTCTTGCCACCGAGATAGTCGACCAGAATTCTCTCATCCAGGGTGAAGGCTGACTCGTTGGAAAACACCTCGAGCTCCTGGCTCAAATCTTCCATGGACTGGTATCTTCTGGCAGGATTCCTATCAACCATTTTGGAAACGATACCAGCAAGTCTTTGAGGACAGTCCGGAACAATCTTCTTTATTGGCTCTACATCCTCAGTCAACTTCTTGGTGATAATCGCTGAATAGTTGCTGCCCTCAAAAGGCCTTACTCCCGAGAGCATCTGGTAAAAGGTGAGGCCAAGTGAATATATGTCCGCCCTGGCGTCAACTTCTTCTCCCTTTATCTGCTCCACGGACATGTAGCTCGGGGTTCCGAAAAGCTCACCATCAATTGTTATTGAAGGCAGAGCTTCCGAGTACGCAAGTCCAAAATCGGCCACCTTCACAGCACCATCATAGCCCAGAATGATATTCCCAGGCTTGATGTCTCTATGGACAATCCCCTGGGAGTGGACGAACCCTAGACCCCTGGAGGCCTGAGAGACCACATAGGTTGCCACATCAACAGGCATTCTCTTCTCTTTGGCCAGGACCTCAGCAAGGCTCAATCCTTCCACAAATTCCATTGCGATATAGTAGAGGCCGTTCGTCTTACCGTAGTCGTAAATATGGGCTATTCCGGCGTGTCTTATCTTTGCAACCGCCTTCGCCTCACGGGAGAATCGCTCCACACTCTTGTCATCTTTGGTCAAGGAAGGATGGAGAACCTTGAGCAGAACATCTCTGTCAAGTTGGGGCTGACGAGCTCTATAGGTTGTGGCGGCACCACCTTTTGAGAGAACCTCCTTTATCCTGTATTTTCCTATCATCTCGCTCATCGTCTCTTTATTACACCCCATTCCTTAAGCCTGTACTGGAGAGATCTCAATGAGATACCCAGAGCATCTGCGGTCTCCCTCCTGTTACCACCCATCTTCTCAAGGATATCCAGTATGAAAGCTTTCTCACGCTCAGCCAGAGAGGAGGAAATAGTCTCTTCCCTTACGTCCCTCATCTCAAAGGTGATCTCCTTGCCAGTGATCTGGTCTGAGGTTGAAAGCAGAATTGCGCGCTCTATCGTATTTTCCAGCTCCCTAACGTTGCCTGGGTAGCTGTATCCGGTCAATCTCGACACTGCCTCATCAGTTAAACGCTCAATCCTTTTGCCGGCTTTGTCAGCATATCTCTTCAAGAAGTAATCGGCCAGAAGTGGAATGTCCTTCTTTCTCTCTCTGAGAGGCGGTATGGTTATGCTGATCACATTCAACCTGTAGAACAGGTCCTCCCTGAACCTCCCCTCCCTCACTTCCTTCTTTATGTCCTTATTGGTCGCTGATATGACTCTCACGTCAGCCCTTCTTATTTTTGTCTCGCCTACTCTCCTGAACTCTCCTTCCTGCAGTGATCTCAACAGCTTCGCCTGTATTGGGTGGCTTACGTCACAGACCTCATCAAAGAAGATGGTTCCACCATCTGCGACCTCAAAAAGGCCCTGTCTATCCTGAACTGCACCAGTGTAAGCGCCCTTCTTCGAACCAAAGAGCTCGCTTTCAAGAAGGGTCTCTGGAAGCGAGCCGCAATATAGAGGCACGAAGTTTTTCTCCCTTCTTGGCCCGTTATAATGGATTGTTCGGGCTGCCAGTTCTTTGCCGGTTCCGGTTTCTCCGAGCAGCATGACGCTCACATCCGAATCTATGATTCGATCCAGAAGCTCAAAGAAGCGGAGCATCTTCGGACTCCTGCCGAGCAAGCTCTCGTAGCCGTATATTTTTCTCACCTCTTGCCTGAGCCTAACGTTTTCATCAAGCAAAGATTCATGCAGCCTTGCATTCTCAATCACAGTTCCTGCCTGATTCGCAAATATGGTTAGAAATTCCAGATCCTCATCGGAGAAGACACCCTTCTTGCGGGTGTTATCCACGTATATCGCACCAAACAGCCTATTCTTAAGCAGAAGTGGAACACACATTATGGAGATTATGTTGTGTAGTCTCACAGATTCAGATCCCCTAAAACGCGTGTCCACCTTTGCATCGTGAGTGAGCAAGGGCTTCCGGTCATGAAGAACTGAGCGAACGACGCTGCGAGAAATCACGCTCAAGTCCTTCACATCTTGTTTTTCCATGTTTCTGGCTGCGGCAATCTTCAACTCATCACTCGACTCGTTTTTAAGTATGATGAACCCTCTCTCAGCATGGAGAGTTTCAATTGCCAGGTCCATCACTTTGTTGAGAAGCCGTTCCAAAGATAGAATACTGTTGAGAGTCTGGCTTATCTCAAACAGAGTCTTGAACATCTTTTCTTTAGAGTAACTGTTTTCCATCAGGCTTCCAGATAAAGACTTCTAATCCACTGTGAATAACTCGAAGCGAGACCGGGAGCTGTTGTCAAATGAATCCAACGCCTTCATACACCATAGGAATGTTCCTCCAAGTGTCAGAGTATCCTTCAAAGGGTAGTTTGTCGAATTGGATGAGATCCCCTCCACAACCCATATTTTGTTTTCGGGTGGATTAATCTGCTCTACGGTCAGCGTGTAGGTGAACTCGAACTCGACATCTATACCTGACCACTTGAAAGTGACAGGATTCTGAGGTGCATAGATTATGGGAGAGAGGGCTACTGGAATATCGTATATTATCCTGGTTATTCCAAACGAGTCGGAAATAGAACGCCTCCCTGCGTTGTCCGTGGCAAGCAAAACGAGATCTCTGCCGATCAGATATTCGAGGTTGTTGCCTGGTAGGCTGTCGTCAGGAAGAGTCAGACCGAAGCTGTCACTGCCAAGATCCCTCATGGGCCAAACCATAGAAGTATCCAGACTGAGAAAGACGCTGTCACTCAGCACCCATCCATCTGGATCCAGGACCTTAGCGGAAAAGATCGCATAAAGGTCGTTGCCGGTGCTGATACTGTCGTCATGGGTGGTAGCGCGTATCTGAGAGAACACTGGCAACCGATCCAGTTTGAAATCGACTATTGTTGGGGACCCAGGAACAACTTCGACCTGGATTGTCTCGGCAGAACAAAACTCCTTTGAGGCAACAGCAGTATAGGAACCGCGTGGGACTTTCTTTATCTCATATTCTCCTGTACCGTCTGTGACTCCAGACATGAGACCGGGCTTCAGTTCTATTCGCACGCCTTCAATATATCCACTGTTCCAGTCTCTCACGGTGCCGGCCACTACCCACTCGTCCTTGAACCGCGGAGATTCTGGATCGAGAGGATTGAACCTTTCCGCTCTGCAAGAACAGATGAAAAACAGAAGAAGAACAGCCAGCCCTGTCCTACGCAATTTGACCCCTTGTGGACAACTTTCCAATATAAAACTACACCTAAACTGCTCTACTGTCAAACAATATTCAGATTTTTGCTGCAGATATTGCACTCTAGTGGTACCAGTCCTTCGATCCATAAATCCGATGACGAATTTATTCACTCAGGACTAGTGCTGAGTGAGCAATTTGAATCAACATCCCTTGAATCAAACGTCACCGTAATTGCGAATCGAAGTACTAGCTAGAGGGTTGACGTGCTCCGGGCCGGCTGGTATAATGGGTGGGAAGCTTTCCCAAAGGAGGTTGAACTGGGCAAGAGGATAACTCGTTTCCCAGCCTCTAATCATGTCAGGCCGGAGTGGCGGAATAGGAAGACGCGGCGGACTCAAAATCCGTTCCCCGGAGACGGGGGTGGGGGTTCGATTCCCTCCTTCGGCACCACACTCCAATCAGCAGAAAACGGTGGAACGGAAACGGAGGGGAGAGAATACTCTCAGAGCGGATCAACGAAATCGGGGAGATCAAAAAGTCACCTGGTAACACTTCACAAATCATAAGACGGAGGTTCAGAATGGGTGAGGCCAGTCCGCAAGTCGCAGAAGCGATAAGAACGGCAATACAAATGGAGAAGGAAGGACATGCATTCTTCCACCAGGCTGCGGAGAAGACCAATAACAAGCTGGGAAAAGAGATGTTCGAAAGGCTTGCAGCTGAGGAGATCGCGCACATGGAAACGTTCCGGAAGATGTTCGACTCAATGTCGGACACTGAAGACTGGCGCGCTGTCGCCTCCGAGCTGAAAAGTGTGACCACACCCCCTCTCTTTAGTGAGGCGAAGAACAAAATGAAGGCAGGAAGAGAACCGGGTGAGGTCGAGGCGCTCAGACAGGCGATGGAGATAGAAAGAAAGGCGATAAAATTCTTCAACGAAGCCAAATCAAAAGCAAATGATGAAACGGCCAAAGAGATATTCGAAAAAGTACGCCAGGAGGAGGAATATCATCACGCACTACTTCAGGCGCAGTATGACAGCGTAACAAATTCCGGCTACTGGCTAGACGTAGCAGAATTCCGTATGGATGGGATGTACTAAACCATCTTAGATCTCAGATCTAAGAACGCAGATCTCGCACTCAGATCCGTTCTAGGGGCGAGGCCCGACGCTCGCTTCAATCATTTTCCAGCATCAACTCTCCTGATTCAAATCGGTTTTTCCGCGCCGTTTGGGCGTCTGCTCCAGCGACGGGTCAGGCGGAAAAAAGCCTTATCAGTTGATCTTGAAACGTAAACTGTTTGCGTAGAGTTCGACTCCGATGAAAGCCACCGCATCTTGATTAGATTCCGTGCCGAACATATCAATTGCAACCGGCCCACACCCAAGAAGGTCAATTCGGGCCAGGGACACACTGTTATCGGCTGAAAGCCACTCTACGAACCCATCAACTTCGTAATCCTGTTCATCACCTGATTGAACCTTATAGAACCAGTCCAACCAATCTTGGGCGTCGGTAACAGGCAGAACAAGCTTTATGTTGCTCACATCGGTCCATTCGATTGGATCTGCCTCCGGAAACCGATCCGATGCAGCGTCATCTTCGGTCAAGGCTAGAGACCACTTAATTTCTTCCACTTGCCTGATCCTCTGTGATTGAAAATTGCCCATCTCGACACGAAAGGAAGATCGATTGATCCTCCTTTCCTGCGCAGGGCTCTTCGCGGAAATCTCTTCACCTGTTCCCTTTTGAAGGCGAACGCCGCTCGGATGAATCGATATTGATAAGAATGCAGCTTCAGTAGAGGATGCATCCAAGCGAGGAAATGTAATCTCACGGATATGAGCATCAAAAAACTGATTGACGCCTAGGCTTTTGCCTTCTATGTCACAACTATGGACTTCACCACTACGGGTAACCAAACCGTTTTTGAGTGTCGCGGAAACCCATTGGAACAAGCTCAATGGTGCGCCCATGCCTGCTTCCACATAGAAGTTCTCATATGATCGAGACACAGGTCGCTTCCTGAGGGAGTATGTGCGTAGACCACTTCGAACCGCTGTTTTTGTTCGTGGGGAGCCCCCACTAACCGATTTGACGAAGCCGTATGATCGCTCGTTATCAAGATGAAAAGCATATGGCCCTTCACGTCCAGCATCCCTTGGAGACATTTTCCCTCCCCTTATATATGATCTTGAATAGCGTCTGAATGTGTCGGTGTAGAACTACCCGCACCATAAGATAAACAAGCTTTTCGGAAGAAGCCTAGAATTTTCCGCCTAACGCTGTTTATGCCGATCCGCATAACACCCCAAACACTGTGTCGATTGCCGTATAAGACCCCTCCGAAAGACGCATCGCTTCGGGCATAAGCAATGGAATTGCAGGCCGTTGCATCGAGGCGTTGTTCCTATTGGGATGTCTTACACGAATCAGCATAAACCCTCCATGATGAACTCAGAGCCCGTCAACGGGGCTGCGAACGCACGTGACGCGACTTGTGTCTACCCTAGTATACCTCATCCACTATATTTATATAGCATATATCCATGACCCTACGCAACCCCCAAAAAAACCCCAAAGGAGTGCGATCCATGCATGTGGTGTCTAACTGGGGCTGGGGACGGTGTCACTTTAAGGCCATTTGCTCGGTGTCCTCCGAATACTCGAAGGATTTTCAACTTAACAGTTTGACATTTTGGGCCATAAGTTTATACCTGACCCCATGGTTCTGGCTACTGGTTGAATGCAGCAGAATTCCGTATGGATGGGATGTACTAAACCATCTTAGATCTCAGATCTAAGAACGCAGATCTCGCATTCAGTGCCCTTGCATCCAGGGTAGAGGTGGGGTGGGATGCTTTTACAATTTGCCTTGATTCACCCTGAAGGGTGAACCATCTAAGATCTCAGATCTAGGATCGGAGATCTCGTATTCAGTGGTTTTGTAGCGGCGAAGTGGGGAACCTACCTCAGCTTGCCTGACGAAGCTAGGGACAGCGGAGTCTGGAAGCCACGGAGGGCGAAGGAGGGTCCCCGCGCCCATCCCCCTGGGCAGGGAAACCCTGCCCCTACACGAAAACAGAATTGTCATTGCGAGACTCGCGGAGCGAGTCGTGGCAATCTGGCACAAGCAGATCCTTCGGCTAACGCCTCAGGACGAAATATGCGTCACGCCCTCTCCGATAGCGTGGCTCTATTTCGTTTCGTAATTTCGAAGGGGACGGGAAGTCGGAGAGCAGAGCCCGTCGAAGCTAACAAAAGCGAAGACGGGGAATTTCGCAGTTTCGGGTGTATAGGGGCCGGCGTAGTCGGGCAAAGCCCGTCGCGAAGTCCCACGTAGCTCTGCAGAGCGAAGTGGGGAAGCTCAACGAGGTTGAGCGTAGACGGGTCACCGGCATTGCTTTTCGAGCTCTTCCTTCAGCAGCGGCACCACTTCAAACAGATCTCCCACAATACCATAGTCCGCAACCTTGAATATTGGCGCTTCGGCATCTTTGTTTATTGCCACTATACATTTTGACGTACGCATACCCACCAGATGCTGGATAGCACCTGATATTCCGCACGCAACGTACAGATTCGGGTTCACAACCTTGCCGGTCTGACCCACCTGATCTGCGTGGTCTCTCCACTCTGCGTCGACTGCTGCCCTTGACGCACCGACAGAACCTCCCAGCAGCTTGGCCAATTCCTCCAGAATCTCAAACTTGGAGCCGTCCTTCAGACCTCTTCCACCAGAAACGATTATGTCTGCTTCCGCCACATCTGGAAACTCTGTTTCAGGTTTGAGGAATTCCTTCACCCTTGCCCTGATAGTCGAAGCATCCACGGCCGCATGCACATTGGTC
The sequence above is a segment of the candidate division TA06 bacterium genome. Coding sequences within it:
- a CDS encoding PEGA domain-containing protein, encoding MGCNKETMSEMIGKYRIKEVLSKGGAATTYRARQPQLDRDVLLKVLHPSLTKDDKSVERFSREAKAVAKIRHAGIAHIYDYGKTNGLYYIAMEFVEGLSLAEVLAKEKRMPVDVATYVVSQASRGLGFVHSQGIVHRDIKPGNIILGYDGAVKVADFGLAYSEALPSITIDGELFGTPSYMSVEQIKGEEVDARADIYSLGLTFYQMLSGVRPFEGSNYSAIITKKLTEDVEPIKKIVPDCPQRLAGIVSKMVDRNPARRYQSMEDLSQELEVFSNESAFTLDERILVDYLGGKKESVLTIAPAKGRKRRGLYLYLTALAAVLIAGGIIGGRLKPESPVDTLNPLQPQVGIEAPSVHEETEETSAKGVEMVLPSVQVETGAILVTSVPGGADIFVDGTPQNSRTPALIAGLTPGEHEVVLLREGYGETGQKVSIEQADTSRVAFTLHPKERFGFVKINVTPWAVVHIDGDSIDTTPFNRLLRLDHGRHKLILANAQFPDYVTHINVTGGETTRISISLRDEFGYLMLKVHPWADVYIDGEYKDTTPLTKPIPLLPGKHLIKLIGPSSATWEKGVALERGETVMHKILFSPD
- a CDS encoding GAF domain-containing protein, with translation MFKTLFEISQTLNSILSLERLLNKVMDLAIETLHAERGFIILKNESSDELKIAAARNMEKQDVKDLSVISRSVVRSVLHDRKPLLTHDAKVDTRFRGSESVRLHNIISIMCVPLLLKNRLFGAIYVDNTRKKGVFSDEDLEFLTIFANQAGTVIENARLHESLLDENVRLRQEVRKIYGYESLLGRSPKMLRFFELLDRIIDSDVSVMLLGETGTGKELAARTIHYNGPRREKNFVPLYCGSLPETLLESELFGSKKGAYTGAVQDRQGLFEVADGGTIFFDEVCDVSHPIQAKLLRSLQEGEFRRVGETKIRRADVRVISATNKDIKKEVREGRFREDLFYRLNVISITIPPLRERKKDIPLLADYFLKRYADKAGKRIERLTDEAVSRLTGYSYPGNVRELENTIERAILLSTSDQITGKEITFEMRDVREETISSSLAEREKAFILDILEKMGGNRRETADALGISLRSLQYRLKEWGVIKRR
- a CDS encoding carboxypeptidase regulatory-like domain-containing protein, yielding MNKFVIGFMDRRTGTTRVQYLQQKSEYCLTVEQFRCSFILESCPQGVKLRRTGLAVLLLFFICSCRAERFNPLDPESPRFKDEWVVAGTVRDWNSGYIEGVRIELKPGLMSGVTDGTGEYEIKKVPRGSYTAVASKEFCSAETIQVEVVPGSPTIVDFKLDRLPVFSQIRATTHDDSISTGNDLYAIFSAKVLDPDGWVLSDSVFLSLDTSMVWPMRDLGSDSFGLTLPDDSLPGNNLEYLIGRDLVLLATDNAGRRSISDSFGITRIIYDIPVALSPIIYAPQNPVTFKWSGIDVEFEFTYTLTVEQINPPENKIWVVEGISSNSTNYPLKDTLTLGGTFLWCMKALDSFDNSSRSRFELFTVD
- a CDS encoding DUF2202 domain-containing protein: MGEASPQVAEAIRTAIQMEKEGHAFFHQAAEKTNNKLGKEMFERLAAEEIAHMETFRKMFDSMSDTEDWRAVASELKSVTTPPLFSEAKNKMKAGREPGEVEALRQAMEIERKAIKFFNEAKSKANDETAKEIFEKVRQEEEYHHALLQAQYDSVTNSGYWLDVAEFRMDGMY